Sequence from the Sulfuracidifex tepidarius genome:
GGCATTTATAAAAATATTTTATAGTCTTACTGGAGTCACCTAGCTCAGCTTCTACTAAGAACTCCATTTTCACTCTGCACCTTGGGCAATCAACTTCGTCCATAGCGTGATTTTTAACTAGCGAGAATATAAGAATATATATGCTTGACAGGTTCGGAAGGCCGGTTGAAGACCTAAGGATAACATTAACTCATACTTGCAACTTCAAGTGTTTCTTTTGTCACATGGAAGGCGAAGGCGACGCAGTATCCGGAGTATCTAGACGTGGGATATTTAGGGTAACGGAGATTTCAAGGGATTATGGAGTCAGGTCGGTTAAACTTACGGGTGGAGAACCCACGCTCAGGAAGGATTTGTTCCAGATCATCTCAGACATATCTTCCTTAGGGTTGGAAGTTTCCATGACTACTAATGGCTTTCTCTTATCTTCAATAGCGGGAAAACTGAAGGAAGCAGGATTATCTAGGGTTAACGTGAGCCTCCACGGGTCTGATCCTACGTCATTTAAGGCTGTGACCGGTGTAGACGCCTTTCAGAGGGTAATCGATGGAATCAAGGCAGCGTTGGAATATCATCTCAGACCATTGAAAGTGAACATAGTAGTGACAAGGAAGAACTTGAGCGATATAGAAAATCTGCTTTCCATGGTTGAGAGAATAGGAGTTGATGAAGTTCACTTGATAGAGATGCATCCAGTGGGTCATGGAAGGGAGGCATTTGAGAACCATATATTCCTAAAGGATCTGGAAGAAAAACTAGAGAAGGTATCCGTCAGGAAGGAGCTTAGATCCAAACACATGAGGCCTAGATACGTCATGAGCTCAGGTATGGTGATCGAGGTTGTAAAGCCTTACGCCAATCCCCTGTTCTGTGCTGGATGCAACAGGATAAGACTGACTGCAGACGGAAAACTAAAGACTTGTTTATACAGGGACGAAAGGGTTATAGATATTTCCTCTGTCCTAGACGAGATTGACGATGTAGCCTATCCGTTGATAAGGTCTGCATTTGAAATTGCGATAGCTATTAGAGAGCCCAACTTCAAATATAAGTTATGAATAGACTCGGGAAACTCCAGAAGCTCCAGGAAGAGAACGGACTAGATTGCGTCATGGTTGCAGCAGAACCAAATCTGTACTATTACTCTAACTTTGAAGGTGCAGGAGTACTCACTTTGAAGGACGGCAGATTTACCTTAATAGTTCCAGAGCTGGAGAAGAACCGTGCCCTAGAAGTAAAAGGAGTTGATGTGGTTAGCTATTTTCCATTCAAGATAGCGGAGGACACATTCGAAGGATCTCTAACTACAGCATTAAAGAACGTTTTAGGGAATTGCGGTAAACTAGGCGTGGATTTGGGATGGGTGAACACTCCTTCTTATCTTCAATTTAAGACCTTGGTAGACAACATTTCTGATATCTCTGACGTCATCCTGAATCAGAGGTCAATAAAGGACGAGGAGGAGATAGCGATGATAAAAGAGGCAGGTAAAATCACCTCGTCTGCGATGAAGGTTGGTATGGACAAAGTTCTATCTGGGAAAGTTAACGAGAAACAGGTCGCAGGTTACATAGACTTAACAATGAAGGAAGAAGGTGCGGAGGATTACGCTTTTCCTTCCATAGTAGCCTTCTCTGAGAACTCAGCTAAGCCTCATCATATTCCTTCAGATAAGGTATTTGAGATGGGAAAGCCAGCAGTGGTAGACATAGGAGCTAAATTCGGCGGCTATTGCTTCGATAGCACTAGGACATTCATCCCTTCACCTCTGGAAGAAGTGAAGAAAATCTACGAGATAGTTCTACAGGCTCAGTTGGAGGCAATCGATCTAGTGAGAGACGGAGTCAAGGCATCGGAAATAGACACGGCAGCGAGAAAGGTGATAGAGAAGGCTGGCTTCGGGAAGTATTTCGTCCATTCCACTGGCCACGGCGTAGGTATAGAAGTGCATGAGAAGCCTTACGTTTCATTCACGTCGAAGGATACGCTAAAAGAGAACATGGTGATAACGGCTGAGCCCGGAATTTACATTCACGGTAAGTTCGGGGTCAGAATTGAAGACACGCTGATAGTAAGGAAAGGGAAGCCTGAAGTGTTGGAAACCACTTATAAACTACTGTAATCTATAGAGGCATTAAAAATAGTAGTTAGATGTTCTGTAAAAAAGTATTAATTTTAAGGAAGTACATAGTAGGTTACGGTCACAATGGAAAAGATAGAATACAAAGAGAAAGCCATAGAAGAGATATCAGTTCGTGTCAAAGAAATCCTAGAGTTATTAGGAGAGGATGTAAACAGGGAGGGACTGAGAGAAACCCCTACAAGGGTAGCGAAGGCACTTTACGAGATGACCTCAGGATTGAGGACAGAACCACCCGAGATAAAGGTATTCAAGTTGTCGGAAACCGGAGACGTGGAATACGAGGAAGATCAGCTAATTGTAGCTAAAGATGTAGGCTTCTCATCTTTATGTGAGCATCATTTACTTCCATTCATAGGTAAAGTACACATAGCGTATGTTGTTGGTAAAGGAGGAAAGGTAGCAGGATTCAGTAAGCTAATAAGGATAACCAATTATTACGCTTCCAGACCCCAGATTCAGGAAAGACTGGTATCGCAAATAGCCGATGCATTGATGAACAGCGACGTGGAACCTAAAGGAGTTCTAGTAATAGGGAGTGGAGTACACATGTGTTCCTTTGTTAGAGGCGTAAAGGACAGGGAAGCCAACTTGGTCTCCATCGCTACTAGGGGAGTTTTAAAGACAAATAGGTCATTGAGAAACCAAGCTATGAGGTTGATAGAATCCTCCACTAAGCAAAACTTATTATAAGTTATTTACAAACATATTTTATACACGACATGTCAAGTAAGAAGCTTATTTTGTCAATACTTAGAGAGAATGGAGGCTACCTTCCGCAGTCCAGACTCAAGGAGATCACCGGTTTATCTAAAAGTAGGTTGTCGGAAATCCTTTCTGAGCTAGAGAAGGAAGGTGAGATTTCAAGAGAAAAGATAATTGGAAGGAACCTCTCCGTCTCTCTGAGGAATTCGCTTAGAATAGGCATAATAAATGCTGCAGAGTACCCTTTCATTATTCCTTTTTATAAGAAGGTGAAAGAGAAAGGTTATAACCCGAAGCTGGAAGTCTATAGTGATGGTGTTTCTCTAACTAAAGACTTAGTTCTAGGTAAGCTCGAAGTTGTCATGTCACCTCTCGTGACTCAGATTTTCTTCAATAGGATATTTGGTAACATAACAATTCTATCTGGCGGAGCTAAAGGAGGAGGGGGTATTGTGGGCGAAAACTGTGGCAAGGTAGGCTCCACGTTTATTTCTAGCATGGAAGCTTGGACATTGGAGTACTGTAAAGAGGCCGACATAGTTCACATGAGAAGTCCTACTGAGCTCATTGAGAAGCTCGATAGGAAAGAAGTTGATGCAGTAGCTATCTGGGAGCCTTATCTTACTTTGCTAAAGAGTAGAGGAATAAAGGTAAATTACTTTGAGCATGAACATTGCTGTACATTAGCAATAAGGAAAGATGTCACTAAGGCTGAGGAAATTAAGAGGATTTATGAAGAGTCCTTCTCAGAGTTCCTCAGTTCAAAGGAGAGATGGATAAGTGATTACTCTAATTTCCTTAATTTCGACCATAACGTGCTAAGTGACGCAGTCAAAACATATGAGTTCGATAGTTATCTTGATCCTAAGGAGATGCAGAAAAACAGAAAAATATCAATCAGTTTAAAAAATTAATCTATAGAAGAAAAATGAAATAATTAAATAAAATTCTTAAAAATCTTCTTATTTCAGGAGTCCAAGTAGTAGTAAAGCTCCATCGGATGTGGGTACATTTGCATGGTCTTAGCTTCCTGCCTCTTAAGGTCTATGTATGTATCGATTATGGAATTACTGAAGACTGGCTTCAAGAACTCCTTGTCGCTTTCTAGCTCGTCGAGAGCCTCGTCTAAACTTCTGGGAAGCTCCCTTATTCCTTTCTCCCTCCTCTTTTCAGGTGTCAGGTGGTAAATGTTCTCGTCTACAGGATTGCCTGGGTCAATCTTTCTATTTACTCCATCCATTGCAGCCATAAGAACTGCAGAGAACAGAAGATATGGATTACATGAAGGATCAGGAGCTCTGTATTCGATTCTTTTAGCTTTCTCGATGCCTCTAAAATACGACGGTACTCTAATTATTGCACTTCTATTACCTTTGCTCCATGCAGTGTAGACTGGTGCCTCAAAACCTGGGACTAGTCTCCTGTAACTGTTTACAGATGGAGACGCTATTGCTGACAAAGCTCTAGCGTGATGAAGGATGCCTCCTATCACGTATCTGCCAATCTGGCTTATCTCAGCATATTCGTCGTTAGGATCGAACATCAAGTTTTTACCTTCATTACTCCACAAACTGAAATGAGTGTGCATTCCCGTCCCGTTGTCTCCGTAAATTGGCTTGGGCATGAATGTGGCTGTTAAGCCGTGTTTAGCTGCTATGTTCTTAGTAACGTACTTTAACGTTTGTACTTTGTCAGCTGTGTCGGTTAAAGTAGAGAACCTGAAATCTATTTCTCCTTGACCTGCAGTGGCTACCTCGTGGTGTGTTGCCTCAATTGTGAATCCGAAGTATTTAACTAGGGTATCTACAATTTCCACCCTCACATCCATTAGTTTGTCTACAGGAGGAGCGGGATAGTACCCTTCCTTATATCTGATCATGAACGAACCGCTGTTATCCCAAGGGGACTCCCTTGCATGGACTTTGTACCCTGTGCCAGACTGAGGTGTAGCTACGTCTAAATCTACCTTATCGAAAAGGAAGAACTCTAATTCAGGGCCGAAGAATGATTTGTATCCACGGTCTTGCTGAAACTTCTCTGCAGTGTTAGCAACTCCTCTTGGATCTCTCTCAAACCTTCCCTTTCCTCCACCCCAATATACGTCAGTGAGTATTCTCATGACCCCAGGGGACCAAGGAATTAGGGACGCGGTTTCAGCCAACGGCATTAATACCATGTCGCTCTCGAAGATCTCTGTGAAACCTCTTATACTGCTACCATCGAGCTTTCCAAATCCGCTCTTGAAGCTTTCAAGCTCAACATCTGTGGACGGTATAGTTATGTGATGTAACCTACCCGGTAGGTCTGTGAACTGGAGATCTACCCATCCTAAGTTGTTCTCTTTTATTAACTTGAGCACATCCTCTGCTGACTTTGGCATGCACGCCATTATTGATGAAGAGTATAAAAACTTTCATTATTATTTGAGTAAAAACTATTCAATTTCTTATGCATGAAAACACCGTGAATGTTAGAAAATGATGAAATATATTTTAAGTCTAGTATTCTCTTTCCAATCTACCGTTTCTCATGATATAGTGGTGCTCAGCATGGTTAACGTCTTTTATATCTTGTGTGATATAGATTAATTGTATAGAATTCTTTTTACATAAAGAAATGAAACTTTGCATGAACGACTCTCTATCATTTATGTTAGAGAAGGCCTCGTCCGCAATTATGACGTCAGGTCTCCCTATTAACGCTGTGGCAAGGGAAACTCTCTCTCTGTTGCCTAGACTTAGTTCGCTGAGCTTCTTCTCAGTTACGGGTAACTTCAGCTCCTGAATTACCGTCTCTAAATCTAGAATGTTACCTCTTTTCAGTCCTGCTTTATATCCCCATTTCAAGTGCTTAAAAGGAGTGAAATTCGGAACGAAAGAGGAAGGAGTAACTAGAACCACTCCTCTCTCTCCCGGTTTCTTGTGGGTCACGTCTCTTCCATTTATTCTAACGTAACCTTCGTCCTGTTTAAGTGATCCGCTTACTATTCTAGCGAGCGTAGATTTCCCGCTTCCGTTTTCGCCCGTTATAGCGATGTTCCCCTCTTCTTTGAGGTTAACATCGAGGAAGAAGTCTTTCAGCCTCTTCTTAACGGAACACTCCATCATTGCAGATATTTAGTTATAGCTTTCTCTAAAGTTTCCTCGTCTATAGCTCCTACGAGAGTGTCCTCAAGCCCTCCATTGACAAATATTAAGGTAGTAGGTATGTTCATGATATTATACTTGTCTGCGGTCTTATTGTTCTCGTCCACATTTACTCTGCCGAAGAAAGCTTTCTCCTTGTACTTGGACGCTACTTTCTTGAACACTGGCTCATAAAGGTGGCACGGGGCACACCACGTTGCCCAAAAATCCAGGACAACTACCCTGTTGTTCTTAAGTACTTCATCAATGTTCTCATCTTCAACTTGTTGCAGTTCAGATGGGACTTCCTTTATGGAATTAGCTAAACTCGAAAGCCTTTCAGAGACCTCCTTTACCAGCTTGTCTACTTCCGACATCTTCTCATCCTTCTATGTAAATTCTCTTCAGCCTCTTATAAAACGCTACCTTAGAGTTCACGTAGTTCATAAGGTCTTCCTCCTTCACGTTTCCCTTTACCTTCACGTAGGCTACAGGTTGCTGACCAAGGTTCCCTGCGTCCTCTCCCTTTACCTCCACCGATATCACGTCTGGGTGAGTCAGGAGGATCTCTTCTAGATCGCGAGGGAATATAGGATATCCTTTATACTTCAGCATCCTCTTCTTAACGCCTCTGAAATAGAGGAGACCTTTGTTGTCCATAGATACTAAGTCACCGCTCTTCAGCCATCCTTCGTGGAACACTTTCTCCGTTTCTTCTTGGTCATTATATCCTAACATGAGCCAAGGGGCTTTGATCAGGAGTTCTCCAGTTTCGTTTTTCCCTACTTCCTTGTTTTTATTGTCCACTATCTTTATTTCCGCGTTAGGTAAAGGCTTTCCTAAGGAGATGACCCCTGAAAGTTCCTTAGGTTGGAAAGTGATCACTAAACCCTCTGTGAAGCCGTATTGCTGTACTATGTCCTTGCCGTATTTTTGTTTGAACTGCTCTACCGTCTTAGGGAACAGCGGTGCCGCGGTACTGACGCATAGTTCTAAACTACTTAAGTTAGAATCTGAAGAATTGAAAGAGTCGTAAATCATTGGTACTGTAGCCAAGTAATTTAAACTGTATTTCGATATTGCCGAGGAAGCTTCAGCAGTAGAGAACTTTTTCATGACGTACATTTTTCCGCCCGCCTCTAACGTAACTCCGAAAACGCTATTTCCGAGCACGTGGGCTATAGGGACTGTAAGTATCGACTTAACTTCAGTTAGTGAAATAGCTTTAAGCAGAGATATGGCATTGAGCCTGACCCTTTGAGCGCTGTGTTTCACCTGCATTGTCTTTCCGGCTATTCCGGCATAATAGTAAATCAGGCCAGTCTCGTCTTCTGTGTAAGAGTAAGGTGTATTA
This genomic interval carries:
- a CDS encoding DUF7343 domain-containing protein; amino-acid sequence: MSSKKLILSILRENGGYLPQSRLKEITGLSKSRLSEILSELEKEGEISREKIIGRNLSVSLRNSLRIGIINAAEYPFIIPFYKKVKEKGYNPKLEVYSDGVSLTKDLVLGKLEVVMSPLVTQIFFNRIFGNITILSGGAKGGGGIVGENCGKVGSTFISSMEAWTLEYCKEADIVHMRSPTELIEKLDRKEVDAVAIWEPYLTLLKSRGIKVNYFEHEHCCTLAIRKDVTKAEEIKRIYEESFSEFLSSKERWISDYSNFLNFDHNVLSDAVKTYEFDSYLDPKEMQKNRKISISLKN
- a CDS encoding M24 family metallopeptidase, whose translation is MNRLGKLQKLQEENGLDCVMVAAEPNLYYYSNFEGAGVLTLKDGRFTLIVPELEKNRALEVKGVDVVSYFPFKIAEDTFEGSLTTALKNVLGNCGKLGVDLGWVNTPSYLQFKTLVDNISDISDVILNQRSIKDEEEIAMIKEAGKITSSAMKVGMDKVLSGKVNEKQVAGYIDLTMKEEGAEDYAFPSIVAFSENSAKPHHIPSDKVFEMGKPAVVDIGAKFGGYCFDSTRTFIPSPLEEVKKIYEIVLQAQLEAIDLVRDGVKASEIDTAARKVIEKAGFGKYFVHSTGHGVGIEVHEKPYVSFTSKDTLKENMVITAEPGIYIHGKFGVRIEDTLIVRKGKPEVLETTYKLL
- the trxA gene encoding thioredoxin, encoding MSEVDKLVKEVSERLSSLANSIKEVPSELQQVEDENIDEVLKNNRVVVLDFWATWCAPCHLYEPVFKKVASKYKEKAFFGRVNVDENNKTADKYNIMNIPTTLIFVNGGLEDTLVGAIDEETLEKAITKYLQ
- a CDS encoding ATP-binding cassette domain-containing protein; amino-acid sequence: MMECSVKKRLKDFFLDVNLKEEGNIAITGENGSGKSTLARIVSGSLKQDEGYVRINGRDVTHKKPGERGVVLVTPSSFVPNFTPFKHLKWGYKAGLKRGNILDLETVIQELKLPVTEKKLSELSLGNRERVSLATALIGRPDVIIADEAFSNINDRESFMQSFISLCKKNSIQLIYITQDIKDVNHAEHHYIMRNGRLEREY
- the moaA gene encoding GTP 3',8-cyclase MoaA, which translates into the protein MLDRFGRPVEDLRITLTHTCNFKCFFCHMEGEGDAVSGVSRRGIFRVTEISRDYGVRSVKLTGGEPTLRKDLFQIISDISSLGLEVSMTTNGFLLSSIAGKLKEAGLSRVNVSLHGSDPTSFKAVTGVDAFQRVIDGIKAALEYHLRPLKVNIVVTRKNLSDIENLLSMVERIGVDEVHLIEMHPVGHGREAFENHIFLKDLEEKLEKVSVRKELRSKHMRPRYVMSSGMVIEVVKPYANPLFCAGCNRIRLTADGKLKTCLYRDERVIDISSVLDEIDDVAYPLIRSAFEIAIAIREPNFKYKL
- the glnA gene encoding type I glutamate--ammonia ligase, translated to MPKSAEDVLKLIKENNLGWVDLQFTDLPGRLHHITIPSTDVELESFKSGFGKLDGSSIRGFTEIFESDMVLMPLAETASLIPWSPGVMRILTDVYWGGGKGRFERDPRGVANTAEKFQQDRGYKSFFGPELEFFLFDKVDLDVATPQSGTGYKVHARESPWDNSGSFMIRYKEGYYPAPPVDKLMDVRVEIVDTLVKYFGFTIEATHHEVATAGQGEIDFRFSTLTDTADKVQTLKYVTKNIAAKHGLTATFMPKPIYGDNGTGMHTHFSLWSNEGKNLMFDPNDEYAEISQIGRYVIGGILHHARALSAIASPSVNSYRRLVPGFEAPVYTAWSKGNRSAIIRVPSYFRGIEKAKRIEYRAPDPSCNPYLLFSAVLMAAMDGVNRKIDPGNPVDENIYHLTPEKRREKGIRELPRSLDEALDELESDKEFLKPVFSNSIIDTYIDLKRQEAKTMQMYPHPMELYYYLDS
- a CDS encoding class I adenylate-forming enzyme family protein yields the protein MSYGEALEKWYKEKPSSTFLIDSETSMTFEQVKERVSSIASILSPGDTVAHIMNNSLKSVLFYLASFWAGAKIVAIDPLTSAEDLKFILDDSKPDIVFTDEEILQREKEYLKGYKAITDVDTGNKVNTPYSYTEDETGLIYYYAGIAGKTMQVKHSAQRVRLNAISLLKAISLTEVKSILTVPIAHVLGNSVFGVTLEAGGKMYVMKKFSTAEASSAISKYSLNYLATVPMIYDSFNSSDSNLSSLELCVSTAAPLFPKTVEQFKQKYGKDIVQQYGFTEGLVITFQPKELSGVISLGKPLPNAEIKIVDNKNKEVGKNETGELLIKAPWLMLGYNDQEETEKVFHEGWLKSGDLVSMDNKGLLYFRGVKKRMLKYKGYPIFPRDLEEILLTHPDVISVEVKGEDAGNLGQQPVAYVKVKGNVKEEDLMNYVNSKVAFYKRLKRIYIEG
- the folE gene encoding GTP cyclohydrolase I, which produces MEKIEYKEKAIEEISVRVKEILELLGEDVNREGLRETPTRVAKALYEMTSGLRTEPPEIKVFKLSETGDVEYEEDQLIVAKDVGFSSLCEHHLLPFIGKVHIAYVVGKGGKVAGFSKLIRITNYYASRPQIQERLVSQIADALMNSDVEPKGVLVIGSGVHMCSFVRGVKDREANLVSIATRGVLKTNRSLRNQAMRLIESSTKQNLL